Proteins encoded within one genomic window of Kibdelosporangium phytohabitans:
- a CDS encoding nuclear transport factor 2 family protein, with protein sequence MPEETFRRLLDLLLAKDMDAVADLWAEHGVGEFPFAAGNSPKHLAGREEVRQYLAGYPDLMDVRDIPEVTVHHTRQPDTIVVEFTANGRTVRTGEPYQLDYIAVITVQDGLITRYRDYWSPLATATAAGTLPELLDALRADR encoded by the coding sequence GTGCCTGAGGAGACGTTCCGGCGCTTGCTGGATCTGTTGCTGGCCAAGGACATGGACGCCGTCGCCGACTTGTGGGCCGAGCACGGCGTCGGCGAGTTCCCCTTCGCGGCGGGGAATTCGCCGAAACACCTGGCCGGGCGGGAGGAGGTCCGCCAGTACCTGGCCGGGTACCCGGACCTGATGGACGTGCGGGACATCCCCGAGGTCACCGTGCACCACACGCGGCAGCCGGACACCATCGTGGTCGAGTTCACCGCGAACGGCCGGACAGTGCGCACCGGGGAGCCCTACCAGCTGGACTACATCGCGGTGATCACCGTTCAGGACGGCCTGATCACCCGCTACCGCGACTACTGGAGCCCATTGGCCACTGCCACCGCAGCAGGGACCCTGCCTGAGCTGCTCGACGCACTGCGCGCAGACCGATGA